The following proteins are encoded in a genomic region of Hemibagrus wyckioides isolate EC202008001 linkage group LG29, SWU_Hwy_1.0, whole genome shotgun sequence:
- the LOC131348975 gene encoding fucolectin-like, whose translation MEKSQRLMLLFLGIYIFLMQWILTHQQVNVALGGIATQSSVHASCTGSFAIDGNRESNAIFYPCAHTNADYNPWWRVDLLAVYDISNVIITNRGDCCSERINGAEIHIGNSLINNGNNNSRCAIILSIAAGAYASYNCNMRGRYVNIIIPNVTQYLTLCEVEVYGGQIQFIN comes from the exons ATGGAGAAGTCACAAAGGCTCATGCTCCTTTTTTTAG GGATATACATTTTCTTAATGCAGTGGATACTGACCCATCAGCAAG TCAATGTGGCCTTAGGAGGAATAGCAACACAATCTTCTGTACACGCTTCCTGTACTGGTTCCTTTGCTATTGATGGTAACAGAGAATCTAACGCGATTTTCTACCCATGTGCACATACAAATGCTGATTATAATCCATGGTGGAGAGTGGATTTGTTGGCAGTGTATGACATTAGCAATGTAATCATCACTAACAGAGGTGACTGCTGTTCAGAACGGATAAATGGTGCTGAGATCCACATTGGCAATTCCTTAATCAACAACGGCAACAATAATTCCAg ATGTGCCATTATCCTTAGTATTGCTGCTGGTGCCTATGCAAGCTACAACTGCAATATGCGGGGTCGTTATGTGAACATCATCATTCCCAATGTTACCCAGTACCTCACGCTCTGTGAAGTTGAAGTCTATGGAGGTCAAATTCAAttcataaattaa